The Acinonyx jubatus isolate Ajub_Pintada_27869175 chromosome D2, VMU_Ajub_asm_v1.0, whole genome shotgun sequence genome contains a region encoding:
- the PAOX gene encoding peroxisomal N(1)-acetyl-spermine/spermidine oxidase produces the protein MESSGGRAEAPGRGPRVLVVGGGIAGLGAAQRLCSHPAFRRLRVLEATSRAGGRICSERSFGGVVELGAHWIHGPSQGNPVFQLAARYQLLEEKDLSEENQLIETGGHVGLPSVSYTSSGVSVSHELVVEMAGLFYGLIDQTREFLHLPDAPVPSVGEYLKREISQHAAGWTEDEETRKLKLAILNSFFNVECCVSGTHSMDLVALAPFGEYTVLPGLDCTFPGGYQGLTNRIMASLPEDVVVFNKPVKTIHWNGSFREASSPGETCPVLVECEDGGCFPAHHVIVTVPLGFLKERLDTFFEPPLPTQKAEAIRKIGFGTNNKIFLEFEEPFWEPDCQFIQVVWEDTSPLQDGASELQHVWFKKLIGFLVLPSFESAHVLCGFIAGLESEFMETLSDEEVLLSLTQVLRRVTGNAELPAPRSVLRSRWHSAPYTRGSYSYVAVGSSGDDVDLLAQPLPVDRAEAQVLFAGEATHRAFYSTTHGALLSGWREADRLIALWDTQAQLPEPRL, from the exons ATGGAGTCGAGTGGCGGCCGCGCGGAGGCCCCGGGTCGCGGCCCGCGGGTGCTGGTGGTGGGCGGTGGCATcgcggggctgggggcggcgCAAAGGCTCTGCAGCCACCCGGCCTTCCGGCGGCTGCGGGTCCTGGAGGCCACTTCCCGCGCCGGCGGCCGCATCTGCTCAGAGCGCAGCTTCG GTGGCGTGGTAGAGCTAGGTGCTCACTGGATCCACGGGCCCTCCCAGGGCAACCCCGTCTTCCAGCTGGCGGCCAGGTACCAGCTGCTGGAGGAAAAGGACTTGTCAGAGGAGAACCAGCTGATTGAGACTGGGGGCCACGTGGGCTTGCCTTCCGTGTCCTACACTAGCTCTGGGGTAAGTGTGAGCCATGAGCTGGTGGTGGAGATGGCTGGTCTGTTCTATGGGCTCATCGACCAGACTCGGGAGTTCCTGCACCTGCCGGACGCCCCAGTGCCCAGTGTCGGGGAGTACCTGAAGAGGGAGATCAGTCAGCATGCAGCTGGCTGGACGGAGGATGAGGAGACCAGGAAGCTCAAGCTGGCCATCCTGAACAGCTTCTTCAACGTGGAGTGCTGTGTGAGTGGCACCCACAGCATGGACCTGGTGGCCCTCGCACCCTTCGGGGAATACACCGTGCTGCCGGGGCTGGATTGCACCTTTCCTGG GGGCTACCAGGGGCTCACAAACCGCATAATGGCCTCCTTGCCCGAGGACGTGGTAGTTTTTAACAAGCCTGTAAAGACCATTCACTGGAATGGGTCCTTCCGGGAAGCCTCTTCTCCTGGGGAGACGTGTCCGGTGTTGGTGGAGTGTGAGGACGGAGGCTGCTTCCCTGCACATCATGTCATTGTCACTGTGCCCTTAG GTTTTCTTAAAGAACGTCTGGACACCTTCTTTGAGCCCCCGCTCCCCACCCAGAAGGCAGAAGCGATCAGGAAAATAGGCTTTGGGACCAACAATAAAATCTTCCTGGAGTTTGAGGAGCCCTTCTGGGAGCCAGACTGCCAGTTCATCCAGGTGGTGTGGGAAGACACGTCGCCCCTGCAGGACGGCGCCTCCGAGCTCCAGCACGTCTGGTTCAAGAAGCTTATTGGCTTTTTAGTCCTGCCTTCCTTCGA GTCTGCCCACGTCCTTTGTGGGTTCATCGCTGGGCTGGAGTCCGAGTTCATGGAGACCCTGTCCGACGAGGAAGTGCTTCTGTCTCTGACCCAAGTGCTCCGCAGGGTGACAG GAAACGCCGAGCTCCCCGCGCCCAGGAGCGTGCTGCGCTCGCGCTGGCACAGCGCCCCGTACACCAGGGGCTCCTACAGCTACGTGGCGGTGGGCAGCTCCGGGGACGACGTGGACCTGCTGGCGCAGCCCCTGCCTGTGGACCGCGCGGAGGCGCAG GTCCTGTTTGCAGGGGAAGCCACACATCGGGCGTTTTACTCCACCACGCACGGGGCTCTGCTGTCTGGTTGGAGGGAGGCTGACCGGCTCATCGCTCTGTGGGACACCCAAGCGCAGCTGCCCGAGCCCCGGCTCTGA
- the MTG1 gene encoding mitochondrial ribosome-associated GTPase 1 isoform X4, translated as MRLAFRALGGAAGVAWRESFPLGGRDVARWFPGHMAKGLKKMQSSLKLVDCIIEVHDARISFSGRNPLFQETLGLKPHVLVLNKMDLADLKEQQKIIQHLEGEGLKNVVFTNCLQDENVKQIIPTVTGLVGSSCRYHRGESLEYCAMVIGIPNVGKSSLINALRRQHLRKGKATRVGGEPGITRAVMSRIQVCERPLMFLLDTPGVLAPRIESVEMGLKLALCGTVLDHLVGEETLADYLLYTLNRHQLFGYVRHYGLGGACDDIASVLKQVAVRLGKTQKVT; from the exons ATGAGGCTAGCCTTCCGCGCACTGGGCGGCGCCGCCGGGGTCGCCTGGCGAGAGAGCTTCCCCCTGGGCGGTCGCGACGTGGCGCGCTGGTTCCCGGGCCACATGGCCAAGG ggCTGAAGAAGATGCAGAGCAGCCTAAAGTTGGTGGACTGTATCATCGAGGTCCATGATGCCCGGATATCCTTTAGTG GCCGCAACCCTCTGTTTCAAGAAACCCTTGGGCTTAAGCCTCATGTGCTGGTCCTCAACAAAATGGACTTGGCGGATCTGAAGGAGCAGCAG AAAATTATACAGCACTTAGAAGGAGAAGGCCTAAAAAATGTTGTTTTCACCAACTGTTTACAGGATGAGAATGTCAAGCAG ATAATCCCGACGGTCACGGGACTGGTGGGGAGCAGCTGCCGCTATCATCGAGGAGAG agcctgGAGTACTGTGCCATGGTGATTGGGATCCCCAACGTGGGCAAATCCTCGCTCATCAACGCGCTCAGGAGACAGCACCTCAGGAAAG GGAAAGCTACCAGGGTGGGCGGCGAGCCTGGGATCACCAGAGCTGTGATGTCCAGAATCCAG GTGTGTGAGCGGCCGCTGATGTTCCTGCTGGACACTCCTGGGGTGCTGGCTCCTCGGATTGAAAGCGTGGAGATGGGCCTAAAGCTGGCCCTGTGTG GAACCGTGTTAGACCACCTTGTCGGGGAGGAGACCCTGGCGGACTACCTTCTCTACACCCTCAACAGGCACCAGCTCTTTGG GTACGTGCGGCACTATGGCCTGGGCGGCGCCTGTGACGACATCGCCAGCGTGCTGAAGCAGGTGGCTGTGAGACTGGGGAAGACGCAGAAG gTGACGTGA
- the MTG1 gene encoding mitochondrial ribosome-associated GTPase 1 isoform X1 encodes MRLAFRALGGAAGVAWRESFPLGGRDVARWFPGHMAKGLKKMQSSLKLVDCIIEVHDARISFSGRNPLFQETLGLKPHVLVLNKMDLADLKEQQKIIQHLEGEGLKNVVFTNCLQDENVKQIIPTVTGLVGSSCRYHRGESLEYCAMVIGIPNVGKSSLINALRRQHLRKGKATRVGGEPGITRAVMSRIQVCERPLMFLLDTPGVLAPRIESVEMGLKLALCGTVLDHLVGEETLADYLLYTLNRHQLFGYVRHYGLGGACDDIASVLKQVAVRLGKTQKVKVLTGTGDVNVIQPNYPAAARDFLQTFRRGLLGPVMLDRDVLQRSPVAEP; translated from the exons ATGAGGCTAGCCTTCCGCGCACTGGGCGGCGCCGCCGGGGTCGCCTGGCGAGAGAGCTTCCCCCTGGGCGGTCGCGACGTGGCGCGCTGGTTCCCGGGCCACATGGCCAAGG ggCTGAAGAAGATGCAGAGCAGCCTAAAGTTGGTGGACTGTATCATCGAGGTCCATGATGCCCGGATATCCTTTAGTG GCCGCAACCCTCTGTTTCAAGAAACCCTTGGGCTTAAGCCTCATGTGCTGGTCCTCAACAAAATGGACTTGGCGGATCTGAAGGAGCAGCAG AAAATTATACAGCACTTAGAAGGAGAAGGCCTAAAAAATGTTGTTTTCACCAACTGTTTACAGGATGAGAATGTCAAGCAG ATAATCCCGACGGTCACGGGACTGGTGGGGAGCAGCTGCCGCTATCATCGAGGAGAG agcctgGAGTACTGTGCCATGGTGATTGGGATCCCCAACGTGGGCAAATCCTCGCTCATCAACGCGCTCAGGAGACAGCACCTCAGGAAAG GGAAAGCTACCAGGGTGGGCGGCGAGCCTGGGATCACCAGAGCTGTGATGTCCAGAATCCAG GTGTGTGAGCGGCCGCTGATGTTCCTGCTGGACACTCCTGGGGTGCTGGCTCCTCGGATTGAAAGCGTGGAGATGGGCCTAAAGCTGGCCCTGTGTG GAACCGTGTTAGACCACCTTGTCGGGGAGGAGACCCTGGCGGACTACCTTCTCTACACCCTCAACAGGCACCAGCTCTTTGG GTACGTGCGGCACTATGGCCTGGGCGGCGCCTGTGACGACATCGCCAGCGTGCTGAAGCAGGTGGCTGTGAGACTGGGGAAGACGCAGAAGGTGAAAGTGCTCACGGGCACGG gTGACGTGAACGTCATCCAGCCCAACTACCCTGCGGCAGCCCGAGACTTCCTCCAGACCTTCCGCAGGGGGCTGCTGGGCCCAGTGATGCTGGACAGGGATGTCCTGCAGAGGTCCCCCGTGGCAGAGCCCTGA
- the MTG1 gene encoding mitochondrial ribosome-associated GTPase 1 isoform X3, with amino-acid sequence MQSSLKLVDCIIEVHDARISFSGRNPLFQETLGLKPHVLVLNKMDLADLKEQQKIIQHLEGEGLKNVVFTNCLQDENVKQIIPTVTGLVGSSCRYHRGESLEYCAMVIGIPNVGKSSLINALRRQHLRKGKATRVGGEPGITRAVMSRIQVCERPLMFLLDTPGVLAPRIESVEMGLKLALCGTVLDHLVGEETLADYLLYTLNRHQLFGYVRHYGLGGACDDIASVLKQVAVRLGKTQKVKVLTGTGDVNVIQPNYPAAARDFLQTFRRGLLGPVMLDRDVLQRSPVAEP; translated from the exons ATGCAGAGCAGCCTAAAGTTGGTGGACTGTATCATCGAGGTCCATGATGCCCGGATATCCTTTAGTG GCCGCAACCCTCTGTTTCAAGAAACCCTTGGGCTTAAGCCTCATGTGCTGGTCCTCAACAAAATGGACTTGGCGGATCTGAAGGAGCAGCAG AAAATTATACAGCACTTAGAAGGAGAAGGCCTAAAAAATGTTGTTTTCACCAACTGTTTACAGGATGAGAATGTCAAGCAG ATAATCCCGACGGTCACGGGACTGGTGGGGAGCAGCTGCCGCTATCATCGAGGAGAG agcctgGAGTACTGTGCCATGGTGATTGGGATCCCCAACGTGGGCAAATCCTCGCTCATCAACGCGCTCAGGAGACAGCACCTCAGGAAAG GGAAAGCTACCAGGGTGGGCGGCGAGCCTGGGATCACCAGAGCTGTGATGTCCAGAATCCAG GTGTGTGAGCGGCCGCTGATGTTCCTGCTGGACACTCCTGGGGTGCTGGCTCCTCGGATTGAAAGCGTGGAGATGGGCCTAAAGCTGGCCCTGTGTG GAACCGTGTTAGACCACCTTGTCGGGGAGGAGACCCTGGCGGACTACCTTCTCTACACCCTCAACAGGCACCAGCTCTTTGG GTACGTGCGGCACTATGGCCTGGGCGGCGCCTGTGACGACATCGCCAGCGTGCTGAAGCAGGTGGCTGTGAGACTGGGGAAGACGCAGAAGGTGAAAGTGCTCACGGGCACGG gTGACGTGAACGTCATCCAGCCCAACTACCCTGCGGCAGCCCGAGACTTCCTCCAGACCTTCCGCAGGGGGCTGCTGGGCCCAGTGATGCTGGACAGGGATGTCCTGCAGAGGTCCCCCGTGGCAGAGCCCTGA
- the MTG1 gene encoding mitochondrial ribosome-associated GTPase 1 isoform X2 gives MMPGYPLVVVILWFMIRNLYIHTCRNPLFQETLGLKPHVLVLNKMDLADLKEQQKIIQHLEGEGLKNVVFTNCLQDENVKQIIPTVTGLVGSSCRYHRGESLEYCAMVIGIPNVGKSSLINALRRQHLRKGKATRVGGEPGITRAVMSRIQVCERPLMFLLDTPGVLAPRIESVEMGLKLALCGTVLDHLVGEETLADYLLYTLNRHQLFGYVRHYGLGGACDDIASVLKQVAVRLGKTQKVKVLTGTGDVNVIQPNYPAAARDFLQTFRRGLLGPVMLDRDVLQRSPVAEP, from the exons ATGATGCCCGGATATCCTTTAGTGGTTGTAATACTGTGGTTTATGATAAGAAAtctctatatacacacat GCCGCAACCCTCTGTTTCAAGAAACCCTTGGGCTTAAGCCTCATGTGCTGGTCCTCAACAAAATGGACTTGGCGGATCTGAAGGAGCAGCAG AAAATTATACAGCACTTAGAAGGAGAAGGCCTAAAAAATGTTGTTTTCACCAACTGTTTACAGGATGAGAATGTCAAGCAG ATAATCCCGACGGTCACGGGACTGGTGGGGAGCAGCTGCCGCTATCATCGAGGAGAG agcctgGAGTACTGTGCCATGGTGATTGGGATCCCCAACGTGGGCAAATCCTCGCTCATCAACGCGCTCAGGAGACAGCACCTCAGGAAAG GGAAAGCTACCAGGGTGGGCGGCGAGCCTGGGATCACCAGAGCTGTGATGTCCAGAATCCAG GTGTGTGAGCGGCCGCTGATGTTCCTGCTGGACACTCCTGGGGTGCTGGCTCCTCGGATTGAAAGCGTGGAGATGGGCCTAAAGCTGGCCCTGTGTG GAACCGTGTTAGACCACCTTGTCGGGGAGGAGACCCTGGCGGACTACCTTCTCTACACCCTCAACAGGCACCAGCTCTTTGG GTACGTGCGGCACTATGGCCTGGGCGGCGCCTGTGACGACATCGCCAGCGTGCTGAAGCAGGTGGCTGTGAGACTGGGGAAGACGCAGAAGGTGAAAGTGCTCACGGGCACGG gTGACGTGAACGTCATCCAGCCCAACTACCCTGCGGCAGCCCGAGACTTCCTCCAGACCTTCCGCAGGGGGCTGCTGGGCCCAGTGATGCTGGACAGGGATGTCCTGCAGAGGTCCCCCGTGGCAGAGCCCTGA
- the SPRN gene encoding shadow of prion protein: protein MNWTAATCWALLLAATFLCDIGAAKGGRGGARGSARGGLRGGARGTPRVRVRPAPRYAGSSLRVAAAGAAAGAAAGLAAGSGWRRAPGPGERGLEDDEDAAPGGNRTSQGVYSYRAWTSGAGPTGGPRLCLLLGGALVALGLLRP from the coding sequence ATGAACTGGACGGCGGCGACGTGCTGGGCTCTGCTGCTGGCCGCCACCTTCCTCTGCGACATTGGCGCGGCCAAGGGCGGCCGTGGAGGGGCTCGCGGCAGCGCCCGGGGAGGGCTGCGCGGGGGCGCGCGCGGGACCCCACGGGTGCGCGTGAGGCCGGCGCCCCGCTACGCGGGCTCCTCCCTGCGCGTGGCTGcggccggggcggcggcgggggcggcggccggCCTGGCGGCGGGTTCCGGCTGGAGAAGGGCCCCGGGCCCCGGGGAGCGCGGCCTGGAGGACGACGAGGACGCGGCACCAGGCGGCAACCGGACGAGCCAAGGCGTCTACAGCTACCGGGCGTGGACTTCGGGCGCGGGGCCCACCGGCGGCCCGCGCCTCTGCCTGCTGCTGGGCGGCGCCCTCGTTGCCCTGGGGCTGCTGCGGCCCTAG